A single region of the Halopiger xanaduensis SH-6 genome encodes:
- a CDS encoding NYN domain-containing protein, translating into MFDSVRARLGLAPDGPSEPTVGLFVDGPNVFRDEFDVDLNDLRDAARDLGRVGVIRLYLDEHATPGLIQAAEARGFEVIVTSGDVDVKLAVDATALGSAGTIDRLAIASRDTDFKPVLEHAGTVGIETIAIAPGSYGRSDALQNAADQAITIDE; encoded by the coding sequence ATGTTCGACAGCGTTCGCGCCCGTCTCGGTCTCGCCCCCGACGGACCGTCGGAACCGACCGTCGGGCTGTTCGTCGACGGGCCGAACGTCTTCCGCGACGAGTTCGACGTCGACCTGAACGACCTCCGGGACGCGGCCCGCGACCTCGGCCGCGTCGGCGTCATCCGGCTCTACCTCGACGAACACGCCACACCCGGGCTCATTCAGGCCGCCGAGGCGCGGGGCTTCGAGGTGATCGTCACCAGCGGCGACGTCGACGTCAAACTCGCCGTCGACGCGACCGCGCTGGGCAGCGCCGGCACCATCGACCGGCTCGCGATCGCCTCCCGGGATACGGACTTCAAGCCCGTCCTCGAGCACGCCGGGACCGTCGGCATCGAGACGATCGCGATCGCACCGGGATCGTACGGCCGCTCGGACGCGCTGCAGAACGCGGCGGACCAGGCGATCACGATCGACGAGTGA